The DNA sequence attaaaaattaattattaatcaattacttatatatataatacaaaatatatattaaatatatataaaatgacATATAAATACATACAAACATAAATGATTTATTTGGTAACTGTTTTTAAAGgttcatataatatttttgttaatacaaAAAAGAACCTAATATGAATAAGAATCTGAATGGATTATTGGAAACATATTAATAAGGTATAATAATTTAACCTTAAGTTCTTAACTATAATATTTAATTCAACGGACCAAAAATATGTTTCGACTTCTCGCATCAAAAGTAGATCTCATATGATATATTACATTAACAATTGATAGATATTTAATTTAACTCTTAAAACACTTTTTGCTTATTTATTTTCAGAATAACATCTTTTAAAACGATGTATCAAATCAAGTGAAAAGTGCAATACCAATTACACTGGAACCATTCTAGTGAAAATTATAAACGACTTAAATTGTTGATTTAATTCTAATTGaactttttaattaaaaaattatagttaTACCCCTGCTTTTTTCACATGATCCAACTGTTTTTTGTAACATAAATTTCAACTCTCCGATTAGATAGCGATATttatagattttaaatttaaatatatagtaAATAAACTGAAAAAGATTCACCGAGATAAAAGTCgaaaaaaactgaaaacaaaTCCACCTATAAATGATAAGAAAGTgaatcaatcaatcaatcagAAATTATATGATCCACCTTGGATATGAATACTTGAATAGGCAGCCGTTAAACTGAAACTAAATTAATCAGCAGAACAAATTTCCAGAATTAAATGCTTAATTTGGTTAATTAAACAgaatatgaaaataataaataaaataaaatagagagagagaagaaagagagagagagagagagagagagagaagggtaTTAGACGCCATGTTGGACTCAATTGACCTCTGAATAAGTGTCTTCCTTCGTTCTCCATCCAATCAACGCCAATTCTCTTCTTTACCCACTCGCTCTCCGTCATCCCCGGCCACCGTATCCGGCGGAGAGCCGCCCTTCTCACATCGTCCCTGTAAAGCTCGCCGCTTGGCGTTGCTATTTCTAGGCTTCATCGATATGAACGCGGTCTTCAATAAGCTACGCAGTTTGGACGCATACCCAAAAGTCAATGAAGATTTCTACAACCGCACACTTTCCGGCGGTGTCGTCACCATCGTCTCCGTCGCCGTCATGCTCTTCCTTTTCATCTCCGAGCTAAGTATGATCCCGTGTcctctcttccttttttttcttgggCGGTGGGTAGGAGGGGgtttattgttttaattttggtaaaggttgaaacTTTGGATTGTTTTGGCTACCTGGTTGGAAAAAATGCTCAGAAATTTAGAAGGGAAAATTTTGAGTTATACGGATTTAGGTTCCGGAGGTGTTTAGTAACATCGTGTGAATTTTATGGTTTGATTGGCTATTTTGTTGCATTGAGGATTGAGCTGAACTTGAAATGTTTCATTATTCAGTGGGAGAGCTTATAAAAGAGGTATTTTTATCTTGGGGGTGCAATGGTAGCTTAATTTTTGTTCTCCCCTTGCTTTTCTTCCGGCAAAATGATACTTTTTGTATGTTGATTTATACATTTTGCCATTACTTCATTCAAATTAATTGCTGAGAGTACCAAGGTAATGAAGGATCTAATTGCTTGGATTTGATTATGTAGTTAATGTTATGGATTAGCATGAGAATGGGTTTGTTCAAGCTTTCACTTTCTTAGTTGTTGCATTGATCTGCTTCTGATAACCCGGATCTTTGATATACGTTATCAGCTATTGGCTCAAGGGTTTAGTGTTACATATCTTGAGCCAGTCATCGAATGCACTTAAGCTTATTTTTCTGCAGTTTATCCACTAGCTTCTTATTCAATACTAGTTTAAGGATATAAGTTACAGATTTAATCTTATAATGTCATCCTTTTATGTGATTGCAGGTTTATACCTTTATACTGTTACCGAGAGTCAGCTTTTGGTGGATACTTCTAGAGGAGAAACCTTACACATCAATGTACTTATCATCTATATACTTTGCCCATCaatatgtttattatttatatgtTTCTGCTATAACTTTTGTAGCTGTATCCAGGTTTCCATATTTTATGTCAACTCTATGGATATGTCATGGTTCATGAGTTATTCAtgattatttcttattagtttgGTGATTTATTGTTGAGAAAATGCCTAAATGCAATTATTGCAAAACCTTCTTttagaaaactaaaaataatgtTGTGAGTTGGAGATTTTCtttgtaacatttttatttGGCGATTTTGATAGCATTAGTTTTGACCTTGTATATACTTTTAAGGAGTTCTAATTTGATTGTTTTTCTTGCCCTTGAAACTGCAGTTTGATGTCACTTTTCCTTATGTTAGATGCTCAATGCTCAGTTTAGACGCAATGGATATTAGCGGCGAGCAGCACCTTGATATAGTATGTAATGCTTAAATTTTCAGATAAGCAATTCTATGTGGATATGaagatttatttattatttgcaTTCTCTCTAATTATCTACCTTTCTGCCTCATGTTTATATTATTCTCACAGTATTctgattattttatataaaaaatctaTTCTTATTATTACTGAAATACTTCCTTTTCTCAGAGACATAATATCATGAAAAAAAGAATTGATTCTCATGGCAATGTGGTAGAAGTGAAGCAGGATGGAATTGGTGCACCAAAGGTTAGCTTAAATACTTCAGCTCTTTTTCGCTGCACAATGATTGCTTGTGTGTATACTATAAACATTTGATCATTCTGGTATTTACGTTACTTCTGATTTGGTTTAAATGCTTGGAAATGGAAGGCATTATGCTTATGTTTCTTTTATGGATATGGATATGAATGACTGGTAGGAAGTGCAACATGAAACAGAAGATActagaatataaaataatttgacAACAAAATTATGTTTATACGTTTAATGTGTCCCTGATGAATTTACATTTCATATTGTAGATTGAGAGGCCCTTGCAGAAGCATGGTGGCAGACTAGGACATGATGAAGAGTATTGCGGTTCCTGTTTTGGTGCAGAAGAAGTAAAATTTATGATTCAATATCGTTTAATTTGGTCTTGTTATCTTATGGTTTTCTATTTACCTATTCCATGTATTTCATAACTACTTACAtgtgcttcctctccatgtcTCTCTCATTTGCAGTCAGACGATCAATGTTGTAATTCTTGTGAAGAAGTGCGTGAAGCATACAGGAAAAAGGGATGGGCGCTGTCTAATATGGACTTGATTGACCAGGTTGGCTTGATTCTCATTTGATTACTTGATGTGCATGGTACACTGCAATCTTATGAATTCAAATACCACACTTTATATTAAGAACTAAGAACTTAATAGTCAATGAGGAGGCTAATGACAGCAAAAACACCCTCTTGATATGCTCTGTGCAAACTTATTTGTGTTGCATTAGCAACAAATATTATTCAAGCGCAACCTTCTTATAAGCAGTAAATGCAACGTGCTGCTCATTTTAGAATTATCTCTCAATTAGCTGCAGTTGATGTTCCTTTATTTTAACAGTAAAGTTTCCTTGTTATATTTTCCTCTGGACAAATGACACATTGTATGTGTACGGTTTCCATGGTCTTGAAACCATAGTATTCTGACAATTTGATCTTGCTTGTAGTGCCAAAGAGAAGGCTACGTACAAAAGGTAAAGGATGAAGAAGGTGAAGGATGCAATATTCTTGGATCTCTTGAAGTTAATAAAGTGGCTGGAAACTTTCATTTTGCAACTGGAAAAAGCTTTCTTCAGTCAGCTATGTTTCTTGCTGATCTACTTGCTTTACAAGATAATCATCTAAATGTAAGACTGAACTTGAtttctaatatcccttgtttaaataaagcaccaatttaAACTTTGATAAAGTTCTAATGTTTGTATGGTGCAGATAAGTCATCAGATTAACAAATTAAGTTTTGGAGCCCACTTCCCCGGATTAGTAAATCCTCTTGATGGGTAATTTTTCTATCTGTCTCTAGAGTCATTATTTTCTGGTGATGAGGATACCATGCTCCATGTGTTTTCACATGCTTGAATCCGTAAATTTTGATGTAATGCCACTAAATGTAGTCCTCAATCAAATTATCTTTGCTTTATGCATTCACTATGTACACATCCATCTATCAAATGATTAGGCACCAAAAGGTTGTTCAACGCAGCTACACCAACTGAATGCTTCTTCCTATTTTCTCAACAAAAGGGGGAGAACAAGGGTAAACCACAAAGCTTCCACAGGCTTATAGCCAAGCAAACAAATCTAGTAGGATTGACATCATCTTGAAGATAGTTGTAGCCTCTAGAATAATTACAAAGATGGTTATATACACATTTTAATTAAAGAAGATAGGCTTTAGTAGTAAATGCAGTAACTTATTCGTAATTGTTATGTactgaaaatttgatgtatgaGTTGTGttatatttgaaaattttttattttgtactaTCTTCTTTCCTTTGAGTGGGAGGTTATTTTATCATGTATTATACTTAGTGAATGACATTTATGAAAGAAAATGGCCTGACTAAATTACTCATCTTCCAACCGTTTGAGCTCTCTAAATCGTTCTCTGCTTCTACTCCTTTGCAGGGTAAAATGGGTGCAAGGACCAAGTCATGGCATGTACCAGTATTTCGTAAAGGTTGGTATTATCTCGACATATTTTTATGATATTGATAATGATAAATTCTACTTATGTTTTaccttttatttaattatttattatcttatatttatataatattatggATTATGTTCCTGATCATTTCTTGTTAGCTGTATTATCTAAAATGCAACTATTGTTTTTGTAGACTAGCAACAACTAACAATCTCAGTTCTATCATGAGTTCATTACACAACAATAAGTTAATGATAAAACCTTTTCCTACATCAAATGACTTTATTGTGTGGTCTATCATAATTCATAAATCATTTCTATAAACAAGTCGTTAGATTTAAGTCCTTTTTGTTTCTTATCGATTTCATCTCTTTGTCTCCGTTTACCTCTAAATTATTGTATTATGTTCCATTTAATCTACTTTTCTTAGTGGAACATTCGCTAGTCTTCTTGGGACATGATCAAACCAAATAAACTGTTGACGCACTTGATGCTTGTTTGATAATTGATGTGTGCAAACTGCAGGTGGTCCCTACTATATACAGAGACATTAGAGGCCATGTTACCTATTCAAATCAGGTATTGTCAAATATGAGAAACTTACCATCATTTGCATTGTTCCGTGGATAATGCCTAAGTTGCATCATAAATGTTATTGCACAGTATTCTGTGACTGAGCATTTCAAGAGTTCAGAGCAAGGTGCAGTCCCTGGAGTGTTCTTCTTTTATGACATATCACCAATTAAGGTAATACTGCTTAAAAAGTTAGATTATTTCATCCTCCTGTGAGTGATTATATTGGCACTGTTTTGCGCACTTTTGGTGCTCTTGTGAATAATaatttgctgtttcttttaaTCTTTTGGTAAATTAATGTGTTGTATGTTGCAGGTCATCTTTAAAGAGCAGCACATTCCATTCTTACATTTCTTGACCAGTGTTTGTGCAATTATTGGAGGTACATCCTTGTTCTTAGAGCTGGAAATAAGTGAAGCCAGCTCACGAGTCAATTTGAGCTCGACTTGTTAATAGCTCGATAAGCTGAACTTGTGAGCTAGTGAGCCGAGTTTGAATTTGGAATtgagctcataaattaaatgagccAAGCTTGAACTTGGATAAGTTTAGCTTATTAACTCGTGAGTTGactcgattatatatatatatatatataattttacatatatattaatgtttttaattatttaaaatttatagtcattttttatatataattttgatatagaatataaataaaaaatttataattgatagatagactatataaaattgatcttttttaatattttttaatatatataagttatactttattgatatagaattatagattatgttcttattatttgaGTCAACTTGTGAGTTTTTGTTGAGTCGAGGTTGAACTTACGAAATAGGCTCGATTATTAATGAGTCGAGCCGTGTGCCAAGCTTAATTTTCGTGAGAGTTCGGCTCACTTCCAGCCCTGTAATGTTCTCTCTCTCCAACTAATCCAATAAGATCCATGCATGCATCGTGAAACTTAGCAAAAGTGGACATGTATCATTTGATGTAGGTGTATTCACCGTGGCGGGAATAGTAGATTCATCCATATATTATGGTCAGAgaacaa is a window from the Arachis stenosperma cultivar V10309 chromosome 3, arast.V10309.gnm1.PFL2, whole genome shotgun sequence genome containing:
- the LOC130969345 gene encoding uncharacterized protein LOC130969345, whose translation is MNAVFNKLRSLDAYPKVNEDFYNRTLSGGVVTIVSVAVMLFLFISELSLYLYTVTESQLLVDTSRGETLHINFDVTFPYVRCSMLSLDAMDISGEQHLDIRHNIMKKRIDSHGNVVEVKQDGIGAPKIERPLQKHGGRLGHDEEYCGSCFGAEESDDQCCNSCEEVREAYRKKGWALSNMDLIDQCQREGYVQKVKDEEGEGCNILGSLEVNKVAGNFHFATGKSFLQSAMFLADLLALQDNHLNISHQINKLSFGAHFPGLVNPLDGVKWVQGPSHGMYQYFVKVVPTIYRDIRGHVTYSNQYSVTEHFKSSEQGAVPGVFFFYDISPIKVIFKEQHIPFLHFLTSVCAIIGGVFTVAGIVDSSIYYGQRTIKKKMELGKYR